One window of the Rosa rugosa chromosome 3, drRosRugo1.1, whole genome shotgun sequence genome contains the following:
- the LOC133737628 gene encoding uncharacterized protein LOC133737628 gives MLENALAAQTQVVDKLQEMVRGLCARLDQGGNNNEHTIAQQSATEIGNRKRKENPSVTNTGSNIAQSKQKDASVRSSYNETENGSPMHQSFNGKKQLSGQVNPKIVHKTDLGKQVQLLSWFAKEEVVVACASIISKDPQVEVHHVPLGHDCWKVSVHEVFHDIALYRPTREFSKLYASIGSMIAWPIKYIKVKVGIKHNMKMFKRPQHGSL, from the exons ATGTTAGAGAATGCTCTTGCTGCTCAAACACAAGTGGTAGACAAATTGCAAGAGATGGTGAGAGGCCTTTGTGCTCGGCTAGACCAAGGAGGAAATAACAAT GAACACACTATTGCACAACAATCTGCTACTGAGATTGGAAATAGAAAACGTAAAGAAAATCCAAGTGTTACAAATACTGGTAGTAATATAGCACAGAGCAAACAGAAAGATGCAAGTGTTAGAAGTTCTTATAATGAGACAGAAAATGGCAGCCCAATGCATCAAAGTTTTAATGGAAAGAAACAACTTTCTGGACAAGTTAACCCAAAAATAGTCCACAAGACAGATTTGGGGAAACAAGTGCAGTTGTTAAGTTGGTTTGCTAAAGAAGAAGTAGTTGTTGCATGTGCTAGCATTATATCAAAAGATCCACAAGTTGAGGTGCATCATGTTCCTCTTGGCCATGATTGCTGGAAAGTATCGGTGCATGAAGTTTTTCATGATATAGCCTTGTATCGCCCAACAAGAGAGTTTAGTAAACTGTATGCATCCATAGGAAGTATGATTGCATGGCCTATCAAGTACATCAAA GTAAAAGTTGGCATCAAACATAATATGAAGATGTTCAAAAGGCCACAGCATGGATCACTATAG
- the LOC133738528 gene encoding probable inactive chitinase-like protein LaCIC: MLYLAVSFVSLLLFFNIRGGSAEQCGRQAGGASCPGGQCCSKFGWCGTTPDYCGTGCQSQCGGGGGGGGGDIGGLVSKATFNQILKHRNDGGCPAKGFYTYDAFIAAAKAFPAFATTGDTATRKREIAAFLAQTSHETTGGWGTAPDGPYAWGYCFNKEKNPGSYCASDPNYPCAAGKQYYGRGPIQLSWNYNYGQCGKAIGANLLNDPDLVATDPVISFKTAIWFWMTPQSPKPSCHDVITWRWNPSGADQSAGRYSGYGTITNIINGGLECGKGWDGRVADRIGFFKRYCDLLGIGYGDNLDCYNQKPFGSGLSTYYSSSRESIDVV, translated from the exons ATGTTGTACTTGGCCGTGTCATTTGTTTCTCTTCTATTGTTCTTTAATATCCGAGGAGGCTCAGCAGAGCAATGTGGAAGGCAAGCAGGGGGGGCTTCGTGCCCGGGAGGGCAGTGCTGCAGCAAGTTTGGCTGGTGTGGCACTACACCTGATTACTGCGGCACCGGTTGCCAAAGCCAAtgtggcggtggtggtggcgggGGCGGTGGTGACATTGGGGGTCTAGTATCAAAGGCCACCTTTAATCAGATACTTAAGCATCGGAACGATGGTGGTTGCCCTGCCAAAGGGTTTTATACTTATGATGCTTTCATTGCAGCTGCCAAGGCTTTCCCCGCCTTTGCTACAACTGGTGACACTGCCACCCGTAAAAGAGAGATTGCTGCTTTCTTAGCTCAAACTTCTCATGAAACTACTG GGGGATGGGGGACTGCACCTGATGGACCCTATGCATGGGGCTATTGTTTTAACAAGGAGAAAAATCCAGGATCTTACTGTGCCTCGGATCCAAATTATCCATGTGCTGCTGGTAAGCAGTATTATGGCCGTGGTCCTATTCAACTTTCTTG GAACTACAACTACGGGCAGTGTGGAAAGGCCATAGGAGCGAACCTGTTGAACGACCCGGACCTTGTTGCCACAGACCCTGTCATCTCCTTCAAGACAGCAATCTGGTTCTGGATGACCCCTCAGTCACCCAAGCCCTCATGCCATGATGTCATCACCTGGAGATGGAACCCTTCCGGAGCTGATCAGTCAGCGGGTAGGTATTCCGGGTATGGTACGATCACAAATATCATCAACGGTGGACTCGAATGTGGTAAAGGATGGGATGGGAGAGTGGCGGACCGCATTGGGTTTTTCAAGAGGTACTGTGATTTGCTTGGGATTGGTTATGGTGACAACCTTGACTGTTATAATCAGAAGCCTTTTGGGTCTGGACTCAGTACTTATTATTCATCCTCAAGAGAGTCGATCGATGTAGTATAA